The following are encoded together in the Candidatus Kapaibacterium thiocyanatum genome:
- a CDS encoding phosphohistidine phosphatase SixA has translation MMQQLIVMRHATAEAKAANGRDRDRDLTADGIEEADLMGIVLHRMLNDIPVIVSSEYVRAQRTAAAVSSAFAAVNVSVDNRLNADRTVADMMEVIDEADASSLILVAHMPVVAELVERYTGSPASSLMMAPATCIVLALESKRRRFGILQGMLSANLARRII, from the coding sequence ATGATGCAACAACTCATCGTCATGCGCCATGCCACGGCCGAGGCCAAGGCAGCGAACGGACGTGACCGCGACCGGGATCTTACGGCCGACGGAATCGAGGAAGCGGACCTGATGGGTATCGTCCTGCACCGCATGCTCAACGACATCCCCGTCATCGTGAGCAGCGAATACGTGAGGGCGCAACGGACGGCCGCTGCGGTATCGTCCGCCTTCGCCGCCGTGAACGTGTCGGTCGATAACAGGTTGAATGCGGACCGTACCGTGGCCGATATGATGGAAGTCATCGACGAAGCAGACGCCTCCTCCCTGATCCTCGTCGCCCACATGCCCGTCGTCGCGGAGCTCGTCGAACGCTATACCGGAAGCCCTGCATCGTCCCTGATGATGGCTCCCGCCACATGCATCGTGCTTGCACTGGAATCGAAGCGCCGGCGTTTCGGTATACTTCAGGGAATGCTGTCCGCCAATCTCGCCCGCCGGATCATCTGA
- a CDS encoding electron transfer flavoprotein subunit alpha has protein sequence MTVLVVLEPQGNGLRRTSYEVITAAFAIPGATVTGVAMNATNEQLQTAGDYGLTSCLNATGDAVSTFSNGTFATVVAEAARKTGATVVLFGANATGKDVAPRVAVKLGAGFVPDCVALTANGDTLQAVRPVYAGKAELTVKPLTASAVYTLRPNVFTARKGDGASVSVEAFSPAIDAGVRTARVTNVVKNEGALDVAEADIVVSGGRGLKGPEHFHLVEELARSLGGAVGASRAVVDAGWRPHREQVGQTGKTVSPNMYVACGISGAVQHLAGMSSSKIIVAINKDKEAPIFKMADYGIVGDVFEVLPKLTQKISAITGK, from the coding sequence ATGACAGTACTCGTAGTTCTCGAACCCCAGGGAAATGGCCTTCGCCGGACGTCGTATGAAGTGATCACGGCAGCATTCGCCATTCCTGGTGCGACCGTCACGGGCGTGGCCATGAATGCCACGAACGAACAACTCCAGACCGCAGGCGACTATGGTCTGACCTCCTGCCTGAATGCCACCGGCGACGCCGTGTCGACGTTCTCCAACGGTACCTTCGCCACGGTCGTGGCGGAAGCCGCCCGCAAGACCGGTGCGACCGTCGTACTCTTCGGTGCGAATGCCACCGGCAAGGACGTGGCACCCCGCGTGGCCGTGAAGCTCGGCGCCGGCTTCGTGCCCGACTGTGTGGCCCTGACGGCCAACGGCGACACGCTGCAGGCCGTTCGCCCCGTCTATGCAGGCAAGGCGGAACTGACCGTCAAGCCCCTCACCGCTTCCGCCGTCTATACACTGCGTCCGAATGTCTTCACGGCCAGGAAGGGTGACGGAGCATCCGTCTCCGTCGAAGCCTTCTCGCCCGCCATCGATGCAGGTGTGCGCACGGCACGCGTCACGAACGTCGTCAAGAACGAAGGCGCACTCGACGTTGCCGAAGCCGACATCGTCGTCTCCGGTGGTCGTGGCCTCAAGGGCCCCGAACACTTCCATCTCGTCGAAGAACTCGCCCGTAGCCTTGGTGGTGCCGTCGGTGCATCCCGTGCAGTCGTGGACGCAGGCTGGCGTCCGCATCGCGAGCAGGTAGGACAGACGGGCAAGACCGTCTCTCCCAACATGTATGTCGCATGCGGTATCAGCGGCGCCGTGCAACATTTGGCCGGTATGTCGTCGTCGAAGATCATCGTGGCCATCAACAAGGACAAGGAAGCTCCGATCTTCAAGATGGCGGACTACGGCATCGTCGGTGATGTTTTCGAGGTTCTGCCGAAACTGACGCAGAAGATCTCTGCTATCACGGGGAAGTGA
- a CDS encoding L-lysine 6-transaminase, which produces MPTTSGYTPRFDVAPDQVLETLRRYMLVDGFDHVVDLERSHDAYFVEARSGKEFLDFFTCIASMPIGMNHPKMTDPAFIEFLGRAALNKPSNSDIYNTWQATFVMTFFELAVPSHFKYSFFIDGGTLAVENALKIAFDWKVRKNFAKGHRAEKGHKVLHFERAFHGRSGYCLALTNTDPTKTAYFPRFEWPRVVSPFLSFPVTDQVLEQVIRQEELAIRQIKQALVDNPDDIAALIIEPIQGEGGDNHFRPEFLQSLRTLADDNDFLLIFDEVQTGVGMSGRMWAHEAIGVKPDLMSFGKKMQVCGVLAGPRVDEVPDNAFHVPSRINSTWGGSLVDMVRVTRYLEIISEDNLVDNAAKVGAHLKKSLHDLAATHPDVTNVRGLGLFCAFDLPDTASRKTFLDKAYDNGLLLVGSGTRSVRFRPALNITTELVDKGLDIIRKLL; this is translated from the coding sequence ATGCCCACTACATCTGGATACACTCCCCGCTTCGACGTCGCGCCCGATCAGGTCCTCGAAACCTTGCGTCGGTATATGCTCGTCGATGGCTTCGACCACGTCGTCGATCTCGAGCGGAGTCACGATGCATACTTCGTCGAAGCCCGTTCCGGCAAGGAGTTCCTCGACTTCTTCACGTGCATCGCCTCCATGCCGATCGGGATGAACCATCCGAAGATGACGGATCCCGCCTTCATCGAATTCCTCGGACGTGCCGCCCTGAACAAGCCGTCGAATTCGGATATCTATAACACCTGGCAGGCGACGTTCGTCATGACGTTCTTCGAACTGGCCGTTCCTTCCCACTTCAAGTACAGCTTCTTCATCGATGGCGGTACGCTCGCGGTGGAGAATGCCCTGAAGATCGCCTTCGACTGGAAGGTACGCAAGAACTTCGCGAAGGGACATCGCGCCGAGAAAGGACACAAGGTCCTGCACTTCGAACGTGCCTTCCACGGACGTTCCGGTTACTGCCTCGCGCTGACGAATACGGATCCCACGAAGACGGCATACTTCCCCCGTTTCGAATGGCCGCGCGTCGTATCGCCCTTCCTGTCCTTCCCCGTCACGGATCAGGTGCTGGAACAGGTCATCCGTCAGGAGGAGCTCGCGATACGCCAGATCAAACAAGCCCTCGTCGACAACCCCGACGACATCGCCGCCCTGATCATCGAACCCATCCAGGGCGAAGGTGGGGACAATCACTTCCGTCCCGAATTCCTGCAATCGCTCAGGACACTGGCCGACGACAACGACTTCCTCCTGATCTTCGACGAAGTGCAGACGGGTGTGGGGATGTCCGGACGCATGTGGGCCCATGAAGCGATCGGCGTGAAGCCCGACCTCATGTCCTTCGGCAAGAAAATGCAGGTATGCGGTGTGCTGGCAGGACCGCGTGTGGACGAAGTGCCCGACAATGCCTTCCACGTACCGAGCCGCATCAATTCCACATGGGGCGGCAGCCTCGTCGACATGGTCCGCGTTACCAGGTATCTTGAAATTATCTCCGAAGATAACCTCGTGGACAATGCGGCGAAGGTCGGTGCGCATCTGAAGAAGTCCCTGCACGATCTTGCCGCGACACATCCCGACGTGACGAACGTTCGTGGTCTCGGTCTGTTCTGCGCCTTCGACCTTCCGGATACGGCATCACGGAAGACCTTCCTGGACAAGGCCTACGATAACGGCCTGCTCCTCGTGGGCAGCGGCACGAGAAGCGTCCGCTTCCGTCCCGCACTGAACATCACCACCGAACTCGTCGACAAGGGCCTGGACATCATCCGCAAGCTGCTCTGA
- a CDS encoding ribosomal subunit interface protein translates to MDIHVTARHCKLTDDEHKAAVDAALHFEKFHDNIIRIDAILDENTHKSCEYTVRVDGHTIVARETTGEFTKAIHDAAEKVVRQLRKLKTRMEAPRETIRE, encoded by the coding sequence ATGGATATCCACGTAACGGCACGGCACTGCAAGCTTACGGATGACGAGCACAAGGCTGCCGTCGATGCCGCCCTTCACTTCGAGAAGTTCCATGACAACATCATCAGGATCGATGCGATCCTCGATGAGAACACGCACAAGTCATGCGAATACACGGTACGGGTGGATGGCCATACCATCGTGGCACGGGAAACGACGGGCGAGTTCACCAAGGCTATCCACGATGCCGCAGAAAAGGTCGTACGCCAGCTCCGCAAGCTGAAGACGCGCATGGAAGCGCCGCGGGAAACCATTCGCGAATGA
- a CDS encoding nitroreductase → MVLSLRDAIRTRKTTNGHFDPRPVSLEHQRLLVEAAGRAPSHFNSQPWRFVLIDDADVRRRIAEIGGRTMRQLMEQGTFFQRYRKYFRFTEAEMDTRRDGIFVDQLPGPLRPFVKQVLSDTAMKIMARLGVPKLLGEDNRKLIEESPLILAVLLTREEYRPGELSGYYCQLSMGMAIEHIWLMTGELGMGIQFISTPMEIPDAWEELKALLDVPESLELMALYRLGYLPPEKQRPRIDWKSDQRKRLSQLAYRNTCATPEPDAPESLL, encoded by the coding sequence ATGGTACTCAGTCTTCGCGATGCGATCAGGACGAGAAAGACGACGAACGGTCATTTCGATCCCCGTCCCGTTTCTCTCGAACATCAGCGGTTGCTGGTCGAGGCGGCAGGGCGCGCCCCGAGTCATTTCAATTCACAGCCATGGCGATTCGTGCTGATCGACGACGCCGATGTCCGTCGTCGCATCGCGGAGATCGGCGGTCGTACGATGAGGCAGTTGATGGAGCAGGGAACGTTCTTCCAGCGGTACAGGAAGTACTTCCGTTTCACAGAGGCGGAGATGGATACACGGCGCGACGGCATCTTCGTCGATCAGTTGCCCGGTCCCTTGCGTCCGTTCGTCAAACAGGTCCTGAGCGATACCGCGATGAAGATCATGGCCAGACTCGGAGTGCCGAAGCTTCTCGGCGAGGACAATCGCAAGCTGATCGAGGAGAGTCCGCTCATCCTCGCAGTGCTGCTCACCAGGGAAGAATATCGTCCAGGCGAGCTCAGCGGCTACTATTGCCAGCTCAGCATGGGAATGGCCATCGAACACATCTGGCTCATGACAGGAGAGCTCGGTATGGGTATTCAGTTCATCTCCACGCCGATGGAGATCCCCGATGCATGGGAGGAACTCAAGGCGCTCCTCGACGTGCCTGAATCCCTCGAACTGATGGCATTGTATCGCCTCGGCTATCTTCCTCCCGAGAAGCAGCGCCCGCGCATCGACTGGAAGAGCGATCAACGCAAGCGCCTCTCGCAGCTCGCCTACAGGAATACCTGCGCCACACCGGAACCGGATGCCCCGGAGTCGTTACTATGA
- a CDS encoding NAD(P)H-dependent oxidoreductase subunit E, which yields MSIAFTAEELTSIDALKAKYPDPKAAIMPVLWMAQKKWGWLSEDVMRYIGDVMNLPYSHVLGVASFYTMYFKKPMGKHHVQVCTNVSCMLRGGEAIYKHVKERLGIGHNEATSDGTFSLEEVECMGACGGAPMVAINEDFFENATIAQIDQLLAQRK from the coding sequence ATGTCCATCGCCTTTACCGCAGAAGAACTCACGTCGATCGATGCACTGAAAGCGAAGTATCCCGACCCCAAGGCGGCCATCATGCCCGTCCTGTGGATGGCGCAGAAGAAATGGGGATGGTTGAGTGAGGACGTCATGCGGTATATCGGCGACGTCATGAATCTTCCCTATTCGCACGTGCTCGGTGTGGCATCGTTCTACACGATGTACTTCAAGAAGCCGATGGGCAAGCATCACGTCCAGGTATGCACGAACGTCAGTTGCATGCTCCGTGGCGGCGAGGCCATCTACAAGCACGTGAAGGAACGTCTTGGAATCGGCCATAACGAGGCCACCAGCGACGGCACCTTCTCGCTCGAGGAAGTGGAATGCATGGGTGCCTGCGGCGGCGCTCCGATGGTCGCGATCAACGAGGACTTCTTCGAGAATGCGACGATCGCCCAGATCGACCAGCTCCTCGCCCAGAGGAAATGA
- a CDS encoding CTP synthase → MAKTSKYIFITGGVLSSLGKGIASASIGLLLKQRGLTVTVQKFDPYINVDPGTMNPYQHGEVYVTDDGAETDLDLGHYERFLDVSMSRNNNATAGQVYFDVIQKERRGEYLGKTVQVIPHITDEIKARMRAFDGTFDVVIIEVGGTVGDIESLPFLEAVRQLGLDLGRSNVLNVHLTYVPYIKSAGELKTKPTQHSVKTLMEFGIMPDILLCRAEQKLGKEIRGKIGLFCNVEERSVIEALDAETIYEVPQMFAKRELDAIICEKLHLKPSTLDLDTWTRFSNRIKHPKHQVNIALVGKYIRYADSYKSILEAFIHAGAINNTKVNVRMIDSEEITEDNVAEYLKDINGILVAPGFGSRGVEGKMAAIRYVRENDIPFFGICLGMQCAVIEFARNVCGMADANSSEFKKGKHSVIDLMPDQRHVTDKGGTMRLGAYECVLDKKKSKAYAAYKQDLISERHRHRYEFNNDFRSDLEAKGLSITGHSPDGRLVEIVELPNHRWFVGVQFHPELKSRAVTGHPLFISFVKASLDHAQDEA, encoded by the coding sequence GTGGCGAAAACGTCGAAGTATATATTTATTACGGGCGGAGTACTGTCATCGCTTGGCAAGGGGATTGCCTCCGCTTCCATCGGTCTGCTGTTGAAACAGCGGGGCCTTACCGTAACGGTTCAGAAGTTCGATCCGTACATCAATGTGGATCCGGGCACGATGAATCCGTATCAGCACGGTGAGGTATACGTCACCGACGACGGTGCGGAGACCGACCTCGACCTCGGCCACTACGAGCGCTTTCTCGACGTCAGCATGAGCCGGAACAACAACGCCACCGCCGGCCAGGTCTACTTCGACGTCATCCAGAAGGAACGCCGTGGCGAGTATCTCGGCAAGACGGTACAGGTGATTCCGCACATCACGGATGAGATCAAGGCACGGATGCGCGCCTTCGACGGAACGTTCGACGTCGTCATCATCGAAGTCGGCGGTACCGTGGGCGATATCGAGTCCCTCCCCTTCCTCGAGGCCGTACGTCAGCTCGGACTGGATCTGGGACGCAGCAACGTGCTCAACGTCCACCTGACCTACGTCCCCTACATCAAGAGTGCGGGCGAGCTCAAGACGAAGCCCACGCAGCACAGCGTGAAGACGCTCATGGAATTCGGAATCATGCCCGACATCCTGCTCTGCCGCGCCGAACAGAAGCTCGGAAAGGAAATCCGCGGCAAGATCGGCCTCTTCTGCAATGTCGAGGAACGGTCCGTCATCGAAGCCCTGGATGCCGAAACGATCTATGAAGTGCCGCAGATGTTCGCCAAGCGCGAGCTGGACGCCATCATCTGCGAAAAGCTCCACCTCAAGCCGTCGACGCTCGATCTCGATACCTGGACGCGGTTCTCGAACCGCATCAAGCACCCCAAACATCAGGTGAACATCGCCCTCGTGGGCAAGTACATCCGCTACGCCGATTCCTACAAGAGCATCCTCGAAGCCTTCATCCATGCCGGCGCCATCAACAACACGAAGGTCAACGTCCGCATGATCGACTCCGAAGAGATCACCGAGGACAACGTCGCGGAGTATCTGAAGGACATCAACGGAATCCTCGTCGCTCCGGGCTTCGGTTCGCGCGGCGTCGAAGGCAAGATGGCCGCCATCCGTTACGTGCGCGAGAACGACATCCCGTTCTTCGGGATCTGCCTCGGCATGCAGTGCGCCGTCATCGAGTTCGCACGGAACGTCTGCGGTATGGCGGACGCCAATTCGTCCGAGTTCAAGAAGGGCAAGCACAGCGTCATCGACCTCATGCCCGACCAGCGCCACGTCACCGACAAGGGCGGCACCATGCGCCTCGGTGCGTATGAATGCGTCCTCGACAAGAAGAAGAGCAAGGCGTACGCGGCATACAAGCAGGATCTTATCAGCGAGCGCCATCGTCATCGCTACGAATTCAACAACGACTTCCGTTCGGATCTCGAAGCCAAGGGACTTTCCATCACCGGACATTCGCCCGACGGCCGTCTGGTCGAGATCGTCGAACTGCCGAATCACCGCTGGTTCGTCGGTGTCCAGTTCCACCCGGAACTCAAGAGCCGTGCCGTCACCGGTCATCCCCTCTTCATTTCCTTCGTGAAGGCATCTCTCGACCATGCGCAAGACGAGGCATGA
- a CDS encoding DNA gyrase subunit A yields MAFPNERILQILMEDEMRDSYLDYSMSVIVSRALPDARDGLKPVHRRVLYAMYELGMTPNRPYKKSARIVGEVLGKYHPHGDSSVYDAMVRLAQQWSMRYMLVDGQGNFGSVDGDSPAAMRYTEARLAPLAMEVIRDIDKDTVDFRSNFDDSLQEPTVLPTVLPTLLVNGANGIAVGMATNIPPHNLREVLNGIQAWITDPNITNEELMKYITAPDFPTGGIIYGYEGVRQAYTTGRGKILVRAKANIETNKQGKESIVITELPYQVSKAGLIEKIADLVKAKTLEDISDIRDESDRDGLRVVIELKRDGIPMVVLNNLYKHTQLQVTFGVIMLALVEGRPRILTLRELIEAFVKHRNEVIVRRTQFDLTAAEKRAHILEGFIIALDNIDEVIKTIKESKDVPTASERLQSRFGLSEIQAKAILDMRLQRITGLERDKIQAEYREVIETIERLRSILASKELQMQLIGDELRELAAKHNDERRTQIVFDAKDFTLEDMIANEEVIVTISHNGFIKRTPVTTYRRQHKGGRGVSGAGTYEDDWVETVFRASTHHYLLFFTDRGRVYRVKVYDIPEGSRNAKGRSLANVIQKAGDEKVNAYLTVTDFERDDQFIFFATKNGTVKKTPVSDFANVRSNGIIAINLDENDRLIGARLTDGNNDILIGSSSGLAVRFHESDVRSMGRGAAGVKGISLEGDAEVISLTAVRHGDSQVIVVGSRGYGKRTRVDDFRMTKRGAKGVISMNITDKTGPICAILEVNDADDLVVITVNGILIRQPVRDVRTLGRNTQGVKLIRLEEADTIADITTVTRDDEDDATEGEETAEA; encoded by the coding sequence ATGGCCTTCCCGAACGAGCGAATTCTGCAGATTCTGATGGAAGACGAGATGCGCGATTCGTATCTCGATTATTCCATGTCCGTCATCGTTTCCCGCGCCCTTCCGGATGCGCGCGATGGTCTGAAACCCGTACACCGCCGGGTGCTGTACGCCATGTACGAACTCGGTATGACGCCGAACCGGCCCTACAAGAAAAGTGCCCGTATCGTCGGCGAAGTGCTCGGAAAGTACCACCCCCACGGTGACTCCTCCGTATACGATGCCATGGTACGCTTGGCCCAGCAATGGTCGATGCGCTACATGCTCGTCGACGGCCAGGGTAACTTCGGTTCCGTGGACGGTGACAGCCCCGCAGCCATGCGCTATACGGAAGCCCGCCTCGCACCGCTTGCGATGGAAGTCATCCGGGACATCGACAAGGACACGGTCGACTTCCGTTCCAACTTCGACGATTCCCTCCAGGAACCGACGGTACTGCCGACGGTACTGCCCACGCTGCTCGTCAATGGCGCGAACGGTATCGCCGTGGGTATGGCCACGAACATTCCGCCGCACAACCTGCGTGAGGTGTTGAACGGTATCCAGGCATGGATCACCGATCCCAACATCACCAACGAAGAACTGATGAAGTACATCACCGCGCCGGACTTCCCGACGGGTGGTATCATCTACGGCTACGAAGGCGTCCGCCAGGCCTATACGACGGGCCGGGGCAAGATCCTCGTGCGCGCGAAGGCCAATATCGAAACGAACAAGCAGGGCAAGGAATCCATCGTCATCACTGAGCTGCCCTATCAGGTCAGCAAGGCCGGCCTCATCGAGAAGATCGCCGACCTCGTGAAGGCCAAGACCCTCGAAGACATTTCGGATATCCGTGACGAATCCGACCGCGACGGCCTGCGCGTCGTCATCGAGCTGAAGCGTGACGGCATTCCGATGGTCGTGCTGAACAATCTCTACAAGCACACGCAGTTGCAGGTCACCTTCGGTGTGATCATGCTCGCCCTCGTCGAAGGCCGCCCGCGCATCCTTACGCTGAGGGAACTCATCGAAGCGTTCGTCAAGCACCGGAACGAGGTCATCGTCCGCCGGACACAGTTCGACCTCACCGCTGCCGAGAAGCGTGCCCATATCCTGGAAGGCTTCATCATCGCCCTCGACAACATCGACGAGGTGATCAAGACCATCAAGGAATCGAAGGACGTACCGACGGCCAGCGAGCGCCTGCAATCGCGCTTCGGTCTGTCCGAGATCCAGGCCAAGGCCATTCTCGATATGCGTCTGCAGCGTATCACCGGCCTCGAGCGCGACAAGATCCAGGCAGAATACCGCGAAGTCATCGAAACCATCGAACGCCTCCGCAGCATTCTCGCCAGCAAGGAACTGCAGATGCAACTCATCGGCGACGAACTCCGCGAACTCGCCGCAAAGCACAACGATGAACGCCGCACGCAGATCGTCTTCGATGCGAAGGATTTCACGCTCGAAGACATGATCGCCAACGAAGAAGTCATCGTCACCATCTCGCATAACGGCTTCATCAAGCGGACCCCCGTAACCACGTATCGCCGTCAGCACAAGGGCGGCCGTGGCGTCAGCGGTGCCGGTACCTATGAAGACGACTGGGTGGAAACGGTCTTCCGCGCGTCGACGCACCACTACCTGCTGTTCTTCACGGATCGTGGACGCGTCTATCGCGTCAAGGTCTACGACATTCCCGAAGGTTCGCGGAATGCGAAGGGGCGCTCGCTCGCGAACGTCATCCAGAAGGCCGGCGACGAAAAGGTCAATGCCTACCTGACGGTGACGGACTTCGAACGCGACGACCAGTTCATCTTCTTCGCGACGAAGAACGGTACGGTGAAGAAGACGCCCGTGAGCGACTTCGCCAACGTCCGCAGCAACGGTATCATCGCCATCAATCTCGACGAGAACGATCGCCTCATCGGCGCCCGTCTCACGGACGGTAACAACGACATCCTCATCGGCTCGAGTTCCGGACTCGCCGTTCGTTTCCATGAGTCGGACGTTCGTTCCATGGGCCGCGGAGCAGCGGGTGTGAAAGGTATCTCCCTCGAAGGCGATGCCGAAGTCATCTCGTTGACGGCCGTCCGTCACGGAGACTCGCAGGTCATCGTCGTCGGCTCCAGGGGCTACGGCAAGCGCACGCGTGTGGACGACTTCCGCATGACGAAGCGCGGTGCCAAGGGCGTGATCTCGATGAACATCACCGACAAGACAGGCCCGATCTGCGCCATTCTCGAAGTCAACGACGCCGACGATCTCGTCGTGATCACCGTCAACGGAATCCTGATCCGTCAACCCGTCAGGGACGTCCGCACGCTCGGCCGTAACACGCAGGGCGTGAAGCTCATCCGTCTCGAGGAAGCCGACACCATCGCCGACATCACCACGGTCACGCGTGACGACGAAGACGATGCGACCGAAGGCGAAGAGACGGCAGAGGCCTGA
- a CDS encoding squalene synthase HpnD produces the protein MSNYVFTDIEELSPDPKEGTTSFYYSFSFLPKEEREAINIVYAFCRHIDDIVDDVPSLDPDVIQHKRQRLQWWRTEIERCYTGEEPHVRLKRLAHVINRFNIPKQHLLTVIDGCERDLVQRRYRTFAELKEYCYSVASAVGLISIEIFGYKHEDTRQYAINLGYALQLTNILRDVKQDKDRGYIYLPQEDLDRFRYSEEDLVNEVYNENFVALMEFQARRAREYYHKARTMLRPDERLTMVAAEIMDAIYYRLLEKIELHGYRVYTRRIRVSATHKFITAFRIWLSSKLFVKRIRPGS, from the coding sequence ATGAGCAATTACGTATTCACCGATATCGAAGAGCTGTCACCCGACCCGAAGGAAGGCACGACGAGCTTCTACTATTCGTTCTCCTTCCTCCCGAAGGAGGAACGGGAAGCCATCAATATCGTCTATGCCTTCTGCCGTCATATCGACGACATCGTGGACGACGTACCGTCGCTCGATCCGGACGTCATCCAGCACAAGCGGCAACGGCTGCAGTGGTGGCGCACGGAGATCGAACGCTGCTATACCGGCGAGGAGCCCCACGTCCGTCTCAAGCGCCTGGCCCACGTCATCAACAGGTTCAACATCCCCAAGCAGCATCTCCTCACGGTGATCGACGGATGCGAGCGGGACCTCGTCCAGCGTCGCTACCGGACCTTCGCCGAGCTCAAGGAATATTGCTACAGTGTGGCCAGTGCCGTGGGGCTCATCAGCATAGAAATCTTCGGCTACAAGCACGAGGACACCCGTCAGTACGCCATCAACCTCGGCTATGCCCTGCAGCTCACCAATATCCTGCGTGACGTGAAACAGGACAAGGACCGGGGCTACATCTACCTTCCCCAGGAAGACCTCGACCGCTTCAGGTACAGCGAGGAAGACCTCGTCAACGAGGTCTACAACGAGAACTTCGTGGCCTTGATGGAATTCCAGGCACGGCGCGCGCGGGAATACTATCACAAGGCCCGTACCATGCTGCGGCCAGACGAGCGGCTCACGATGGTGGCGGCGGAGATCATGGACGCCATCTACTATCGCCTCCTGGAGAAGATCGAACTGCACGGATATCGCGTCTACACGCGCAGGATCCGGGTGTCGGCCACGCACAAGTTCATCACGGCCTTCCGCATCTGGCTGTCGAGCAAGCTCTTCGTGAAGAGAATTCGGCCGGGCAGCTAG
- a CDS encoding HPr(Ser) kinase/phosphatase, translated as MPFAKTVVPYVKEAITVRELLNCPVKLTVLTGEIGLDNLITDKSLHRPQLALAGYTEFFTHYRVQLFGNTEFYYLKSLSDEERAAAFQNICAFNVPCIVLANGHILDPDLVALARENGVALLSTTHDTTKSSYLLSEYLDDQFSAQISMHGSFVDVYGVGMLFTGRSGIGKSEIALDLVERGHRLVSDDIVVLTKKRESILMGTGTTLVKHFMEIRGLGVIDVRKMFGVRAIRFQKRLEIIVELEEYEPTREYNRTGLDEATVDLLGVEIGTVKLPIFPGKNVTVISETIALNYLLRTYGYNASKVFSERLQQEIKRRQANPGSFEQRHVAYFQSDDE; from the coding sequence ATGCCCTTTGCGAAGACCGTGGTTCCGTACGTCAAGGAAGCCATTACCGTACGTGAACTGCTGAATTGTCCGGTCAAGCTTACCGTTCTGACCGGTGAGATCGGTCTCGACAACCTGATTACCGACAAGAGCCTCCACCGGCCGCAGCTCGCGCTCGCCGGCTACACGGAGTTCTTCACGCACTATCGTGTCCAGTTGTTCGGGAACACGGAGTTCTACTATCTGAAGAGTCTGTCGGACGAGGAACGGGCAGCGGCCTTCCAGAACATCTGCGCATTCAACGTTCCCTGTATCGTACTGGCGAACGGACACATTCTCGACCCCGATCTCGTCGCGCTCGCGCGCGAGAACGGGGTCGCGTTGCTTTCCACCACGCATGACACGACGAAGTCGAGCTATCTGCTGAGCGAGTATCTGGACGACCAGTTCTCGGCCCAGATCAGCATGCACGGATCCTTCGTCGACGTCTACGGCGTGGGCATGCTCTTCACGGGACGCAGCGGCATCGGCAAGTCGGAGATCGCTCTCGACCTCGTCGAACGCGGCCACAGGCTGGTGTCGGACGACATCGTCGTGCTGACGAAGAAGCGCGAGAGCATCCTGATGGGGACGGGTACGACGCTCGTCAAGCATTTCATGGAGATCAGGGGACTGGGCGTCATCGACGTACGGAAGATGTTCGGCGTCCGCGCCATACGGTTCCAGAAGCGTCTCGAAATCATCGTCGAGCTCGAGGAATACGAGCCGACGCGCGAATACAATCGAACGGGACTGGACGAGGCGACGGTCGATCTCCTCGGTGTGGAGATAGGGACAGTGAAACTGCCGATCTTTCCGGGCAAGAACGTGACCGTCATTTCGGAAACCATCGCCCTCAACTATCTGCTCCGCACCTACGGATACAATGCGAGCAAGGTATTCTCGGAGAGACTTCAGCAGGAGATCAAGCGCAGACAGGCCAATCCGGGCTCGTTCGAGCAACGTCACGTCGCCTACTTCCAGAGCGACGACGAATGA